A genomic region of Limnohabitans curvus contains the following coding sequences:
- a CDS encoding PA2778 family cysteine peptidase has product MLSLVGCASVPLSNGFAHSSQLARQVELQDVAFYPQTQDQCGPAALATVLHHAGIERTLQQLEADVYVPQRQGSLPLEMLGGARRAGVLPYLLKTEPQALLQEVAAGHPVVVLQNLRWDWLPLWHYAVVVGYDQTAGTVVLRSGDEKRLLMSMADFESSWAKANRWAFVALPPDQLPATASAAEFVEAAITLERVAPSQAVRAYQVALQAWPDNLEARLALGNSHYKQGNLQAAQAQYAQATVDHPNAPDAWNNLAQVLYETRQLAQARAAIVNAVALGGARAERYKATQMAIDKNP; this is encoded by the coding sequence GTGTTGAGCCTTGTCGGCTGCGCCTCGGTGCCCCTGTCGAATGGCTTTGCACACAGCAGCCAGCTTGCGAGGCAAGTCGAGCTTCAAGACGTTGCGTTTTATCCGCAAACACAAGACCAATGTGGCCCAGCCGCTTTGGCCACAGTGCTGCACCATGCGGGTATTGAGCGCACGTTGCAACAGCTGGAGGCCGATGTGTATGTGCCGCAGCGCCAAGGCAGCTTGCCATTGGAGATGTTGGGCGGTGCTCGGCGCGCAGGCGTTTTGCCTTATCTTTTAAAGACAGAGCCGCAGGCTTTGTTGCAAGAAGTCGCGGCAGGTCATCCCGTTGTGGTGTTGCAAAACCTACGTTGGGATTGGTTGCCGCTGTGGCATTACGCTGTCGTGGTGGGGTACGACCAAACGGCAGGCACGGTCGTCCTGCGCTCGGGGGATGAAAAGCGTTTGCTGATGTCCATGGCTGATTTCGAGTCAAGTTGGGCCAAAGCCAACCGTTGGGCATTCGTTGCTTTGCCCCCTGATCAACTCCCTGCAACAGCTTCTGCCGCTGAGTTTGTTGAAGCTGCGATCACCCTTGAGCGAGTGGCACCCAGCCAAGCTGTGCGGGCTTACCAAGTTGCGCTTCAGGCGTGGCCTGATAACTTAGAGGCGCGGCTTGCGCTGGGCAATAGCCACTACAAACAAGGCAATTTACAAGCTGCACAAGCGCAATACGCGCAAGCCACCGTCGATCACCCCAACGCCCCAGATGCATGGAACAACCTGGCACAGGTTTTGTATGAAACACGTCAGCTGGCGCAAGCAAGGGCCGCCATTGTCAACGCTGTGGCTTTGGGGGGCGCGCGTGCTGAACGTTACAAAGCCACGCAAATGGCGATAGACAAAAACCCCTGA